One stretch of Glycine soja cultivar W05 chromosome 7, ASM419377v2, whole genome shotgun sequence DNA includes these proteins:
- the LOC114417770 gene encoding glycine-rich RNA-binding, abscisic acid-inducible protein-like: MSSKVFLILLMFMATILLISSEVAPDDAYQNFDKTDGKRSANGVDESKYWRGGYGDYGGWRGGGWRGGYGGWRGGYGGGRGGYGGWRGGYGGGRGGYGGWGGGFGPNEHNEAGIDASPHN; encoded by the exons ATGAGTTCCAAAGTTTTTCTTATTCTACTTATGTTCATGGCCACTATACTTTTGATCTCCTCTGAGGTTGCACCCGATGATGCATACCAGAATTTTGACAAAACAGATg GGAAGCGTAGTGCAAATGGGGTAGATGAAAGCAAATATTGGCGTGGTGGCTATGGCGACTATGGTGGTTGGCGTGGTGGTGGTTGGCGTGGTGGCTATGGAGGCTGGCGTGGTGGCTATGGTGGTGGGCGTGGTGGCTATGGTGGCTGGCGTGGTGGCTATGGTGGTGGGCGTGGTGGCTACGGAGGTTGGGGTGGTGGCTTTGGCCCTAACGAACATAATGAGGCTGGGATTGATGCTAGCCCTCACAACTAA